A window of Pomacea canaliculata isolate SZHN2017 linkage group LG3, ASM307304v1, whole genome shotgun sequence contains these coding sequences:
- the LOC112559214 gene encoding epoxide hydrolase 4-like — translation MVEDSLLLRFAVTCGSFTIGLVFAIISVLRILINIARKGPGTVFYHKRRPRPPLCMQDPSLGVHGYAHLEDVRLHYVTNGSEDKPLLLLVHGFPEFWYSWRYQLKEFHDNYRVVAVDQRGYGDSDKPNGVHNYTVATLVSDLRELVTTLGCKKCTVVGHDWGGIIAWAFAQTTPDMVERLIILNCPSSAAYVKHCSNGLSQLKKSWYITLFQVPWIPELFLSTEDYAALTNSFTARPMGVRSGAMTENDVEAYKYTFQRNGFTAPLNYYRALLRYPQFAFIRLQSPQLRVTCPTLIIWGCNDAALDKELAALSAETVEGDVTVKYIEECSHWTQMDRPEDVNKYMREFLEKTEKKTML, via the exons ATGGTTGAGGATTCGCTTTTATTGCGCTTCGCAGTCACATGCGGATCTTTTACGATAGGGCTAGTCTTTGCAATCATTTCAGTGTTACGAATTTTGATAAACATTGCAAGGAAAGGGCCAGGAACAGTCTTTTACCATAAGAGAAGACCAAGACCTCCTTTATGTATGCAAGACCCAAGTTTGGGCGTCCATGGATATGCCCATCTGGAG GATGTTCGCCTGCATTATGTAACCAATGGCAGTGAGGACAAGCCACTTTTGCTGCTTGTACATGGATTTCCAGAGTTTTGGTATTCGTGGCGTTACCAACTCAAAGAGTTTCATGATAACTACAg AGTGGTAGCTGTTGACCAGAGGGGTTATGGAGATTCTGACAAACCTAATGGTGTACACAACTATACTGTGGCTACACTTGTCAGTGATCTAAGAGAATTGGTTACTACACTTG GCTGCAAGAAATGTACTGTAGTTGGCCATGACTGGGGTGGAATTATTGCCTGGGCATTTGCCCAGACAACTCCTGACATGGTGGAACGTCTGATTATCCTTAACTGCCCGTCCTCTGCTGCCTATGTCAAGCATTGCAGTAATGGTTTGAGTCAGCTAAAAAAGTCTTG GTACATAACCTTGTTCCAGGTACCATGGATACCTGAACTGTTTCTGAGCACAGAAGACTATGCTGCTTTGACTAACTCTTTCACAGCAAGACCTATGGGAGTTCGTTCAGGAGCAATGACTGAAAATGATGTGGAGGCttataaatatacttttcagC GCAATGGCTTCACTGCACCATTAAACTACTATCGGGCTCTCCTACGTTATCCACAGTTTGCTTTTATTCGCCTTCAGTCACCACAACTCAGAGTTACATGCCCAACTCTCATCATCTGGGGATGCAATGATGCTGCACTGGACAAGGAACTGGCTGCTCTGTCTGCAGAGACGGTGGAAGGGGATGTCACTGTCAAGTACATCGAAGAATGCAGCCACTGGACCCAGATGGACAGACCCGAAGATGTCAACAAGTACATGAGGGAGTTTCTcgagaaaactgaaaagaagaCTATGCTGTGA
- the LOC112559221 gene encoding epoxide hydrolase 4-like: MFKILINIAKKGPSAVLYPKRRPRPPFCMQDPSLGVHGYAHLEDVRLHYVTNGSEDKPLLLLVHGFPEFWYSWRYQLKEFHDNYRVVAVDQRGYGDSDKPNGVHNYTVATLVSDLRELVTTLGCKKCTVVGHDWGGIIAWAFAQTTPDMVERLIILNCPSSAAYVKHCSNGLSQLKKSWYMTLFQVPRVPELFLSTEDYAALTLFHSKTYGSSFRSND, translated from the exons atgttcaAAATTTTGATAAACATTGCAAAAAAAGGACCAAGTGCAGTCCTTTACCCTAAGAGAAGACCAAGACCACCTTTTTGTATGCAAGACCCAAGTTTGGGTGTCCATGGATATGCCCATCTGGAG GATGTTCGCCTGCATTATGTAACCAATGGCAGTGAGGACAAGCCACTTTTGCTGCTTGTACATGGATTTCCAGAGTTTTGGTATTCGTGGCGTTACCAACTCAAAGAGTTTCATGATAACTACAg AGTGGTAGCTGTTGACCAGAGGGGTTATGGAGATTCTGACAAACCTAATGGTGTACACAACTATACTGTGGCTACACTTGTCAGTGATCTAAGAGAATTGGTTACTACACTTG GCTGCAAGAAATGTACTGTAGTTGGCCATGACTGGGGTGGAATTATTGCCTGGGCATTTGCCCAGACAACTCCTGACATGGTGGAACGTCTGATTATCCTTAACTGCCCGTCCTCTGCTGCCTATGTCAAGCATTGCAGTAATGGTTTGAGTCAGCTAAAAAAGTCTTG GTACATGACCTTATTCCAGGTGCCACGTGTACCTGAACTGTTTCTGAGCACAGAAGACTATGCTGCTTTGACTCTTTTTCACAGCAAGACCTATGGGAGTTCGTTCAGGAGCAATGACTGA